A genomic stretch from Candidatus Methylomirabilota bacterium includes:
- the phnE gene encoding phosphonate ABC transporter, permease protein PhnE — protein MSRGARWAAWAVILALFLWAAWATEVSLWRSVEGVPFVLEFLRRMLPPDPSVLGHALRGATQTLQIAIVGTGIAAILALPVGFLAARNVSPPWLFYSARSILNMFRAVDTLVYALIFVAAVGLGPFPGVLAVVAYTATVLAKLYSEAIESIDPGPVEAIAATGATHLQLLRWGILPQLVPQFLSFTLYRFETNIRAAAILGFVGAGGIGFYIQTYLRMLNYPAASTVLLVLIALVMAVDFASSRLRARLV, from the coding sequence GTGAGCCGGGGCGCGCGATGGGCCGCCTGGGCGGTGATCCTGGCCCTGTTCCTCTGGGCCGCCTGGGCTACCGAGGTGTCGCTGTGGCGATCCGTCGAGGGTGTTCCGTTCGTGCTGGAATTCCTCCGGCGCATGCTGCCACCGGACCCCTCCGTGCTGGGGCACGCGCTGCGGGGCGCCACCCAGACGCTGCAGATCGCGATCGTCGGGACGGGAATCGCGGCGATCCTCGCGCTGCCGGTGGGATTTCTCGCGGCGCGAAACGTGTCGCCGCCATGGCTCTTCTACAGCGCCCGCTCGATTCTGAACATGTTCCGCGCGGTGGACACGCTCGTCTACGCGCTTATCTTCGTGGCCGCCGTCGGGCTGGGCCCGTTCCCCGGTGTGCTGGCGGTGGTGGCCTACACGGCGACGGTGCTCGCCAAGCTCTATTCGGAGGCGATCGAGTCGATCGATCCGGGACCGGTGGAGGCCATCGCGGCCACCGGCGCGACCCACCTGCAGCTGCTGCGGTGGGGGATCCTCCCCCAGCTCGTGCCCCAGTTCCTCTCCTTCACGCTCTACCGGTTCGAAACCAACATCCGGGCGGCAGCCATCCTAGGCTTCGTCGGGGCAGGGGGAATCGGTTTCTACATCCAGACCTACCTTCGGATGCTGAACTACCCGGCAGCGTCGACGGTGCTGCTGGTGCTGATCGCGCTGGTCATGGCGGTGGACTTCGCGTCGTCTCGGCTGCGCGCGCGGCTGGTCTAG